In Natronococcus sp. AD-5, the genomic window AACGAGGAGCACGAGCCGGTGATGATCCATCGCGCGCTGTACGGCAGCTACGAGCGGTTCTTCATGATGCTCATCGAGCACTACGAGGGCCGGTTCCCGCTGTGGCTCGCCCCCGAACAGGTCCGCGTACTGCCGATCTCCGACGACAACCTGGGCTACGCCCACCGGGTCGCGAACGAGTTCGACGACTTCCGGGTCGAGGTCGACGACCGCGACAGCACGCTCGAGCGCAAGATCCGCGCGGCCCACGACGACCGCGTCCCCTACCAGATCATCGTCGGCGACAACGAGGAGGAGGCCAACAACATCTCGGTTCGGGACCGCTTCGAGGACCAGGAGTACGACGTCGAGATCGACGAGTTCAGAGCGCACCTCGAGGCCGAGCGCGAGGAGAAGCGGACGGAACCGGACTTCCTGCGGGACTGAGACGGGCGCGATTACTCCGTTCTGACTGCTTTTACCGTCCGTAACCCGACGAACCGCGGCGCGCGCTCGACGTAGCGTTCGTAGGCCTCGCCGTACTGTTCGCGGAGCCACGGTTCTTCGGCGAACGGAAGCGTCAGCCACCAGCCGACGTAGATCGCACAGAGCACGGCGACCAGCGCCGAGTTCGCCAGCAGCACGAACCCGACGCTCGCGACGACGTAGCCGACGTACTGCGGGTTGCGGGAGTACCGGTACCAGCCCCCGGTCCGTAACTCGCCGGTCAATCCTGCGGTCTCCTCGGCGCCCAGATCGAACCCGGACGCGATAGCTACGGCGAACCCGGGGACGAACAGCGCCGATCCGACGAGCAGCGAAGGAGTTCGCGGGAGGCCGAGACCGTTCCAGTCCACCAGCGCGACGACCAGTAAACTCGCGGTGAACACCTGCGAGAGCGTCCACTGGGCATAGAACCGCCAGTCCTGTTCGCCGGGCGGCCAGTAGTCCGCAACGCCGAACGCGCTGGCGAGCGCTCCCGCGAAGTTAGTGAGCAGCGCACCAGTTCCGACGGCGAACGCGACCGTCGACAGCGACTCGAGCGAACTCGACCCGATCATAGTCGATGATTCCGCCGGGCGGGTCCCTCGACGTTCTCGCGGACACGCTAGTGAATTTATAAGGGATCGGGGACCAGCCTCGGTTACGCCCCGATGAAGTACCTCGACGTGCGGCTCTCCCAGCCCGACCGGATGCTCCACCCGATGCAGCGGTTTATCAGAGAGACGGGGGCGGTCCGGTACGAGGAGCTACAGGCCTGGAACGTCGACGCTCGAGCGCCCGACCTCGAGTACGAACTGTTCTACGTCGAGGCCGACCGCGAGCCCTACGAGGAGGCGCTCGATATCGTCGACTCCATCCGCTGGTACGATCTGACGCCCGTCGACGACGACGCCTTTTACCTCTACGTCTGTCAGGAGACCCGCGACGAGGACGTTCGCTGGCGGGAGGCGTTCGCCGCGCTGGACCTCGTCGTCGTGCCGCCGGTAGTCTACGACTCCACCGCCGCCTTCTCGATGACCGTCGTCGGCACCGGCGAGAACCTCCGGGCGATGCTCGACGGGCTCCCCGACGAGATCGACGTCACCGTGCGGACGATCGGCGAGTACGACCGCCTGCACGCGCCCCTCGTCGACGACCTCACCGACCGGCAGCTCGAGGCCGTCGCGGCCGCGGTCGACGTCGGCTACTTCGACGTTCCGCGCGAGGGCGGGGTCGACGAGGTCGCGGCTGAACTCGGCTGCGCTTCGAGTACGGCGTCGACGTTGCTGCAGAAGGCCCAGGCGCGAGTGATGCGGCGGCTGGTTCGGCGGTACGGCCGAGAACGGGCGATTCACGATTCAGCTGGCCGATAGAGCTGAGGAACGGTCGTTACCGTCCCGTTTAATCCATGTACGTGGTTTTCTCACACACTAACGGAGATCGAAATACCCATGGTTGCAGAATCGTGCATACCACTATGAACCGCGCCGAGAAGGCCGCCCTCCAGCTGCGGGCGGTCGACGTCCTGCGGATGTTGAAGGAGACGCGAACGTACGACGAACTCGCCGACGAGACGGACCTGCCGGCCGGCGACCTCAACCGCTACGTCAACGGCCACGTCCTCCCCGGGACCGACCGGGCGGCGGAGGTCGTCGAGGAACTCGGGCGGGGCGCGCTCGCGAACGAACTGAACGCCCGGATCCGCGTCGACGACGAGGGATACGTCGACAACACGGCGACCGTCTTCGACCAGCCCTTCCTGGATCTCGTCGCCCCCGTCGTCGCCAACGCCTTCGACTTCGACCGGCCCGACGTCGTCCTGACCGCCGCGACGGACGGCATCACGCTGGCCGGCGCGCTCGCGAGCTACTACGGGACCCGCTGCGCCTACGCGAAGAAAACAAAGGAGACGGCCGTCGAGGAGTTCATCGAAGCCCGCGAGCGGCTCCAGTCCGGCATCGAGATCACCTACTACCTGCCCGCGTCGGCGCTCGACGCCGGCGAGTCCGTCCTCGTCGTCGACGACCTCATCCGCTCGGGGGAGACGCAGGAACTCCTGCTCGACATCGTCGAAACCGCCGACGCCGACGTCGCGGGCGTCTTCGCGCTCATCGCCGCCGGCGACGACGGGATCGAGCGCGCCCGCGCACGAACGGACGCGCCGGTCGGCGCCCTCACGACGGTCTGACGCCGCTCACTCGGAGCGTTCGGCTTCGATCTCGCCGAACAGCGCCTCGACGCGCGCTTTGACGTCCTCGCGAATCTCGCGAACCGACTCGAGGTCCCGCCCGTGCGGATCCTCGAGGTTCCAGTCGCGGACGTCCGCGTCGGCGTCGAGCTCGAGCGTCGAGCAGCCCATCGTCGCGACGTAGTCGCAGGCCTCGAGTTCCGCCTCCGTGATCTCCCGAGGCGCCCGATCCGAGAGGTCGATACCTTCCTCGTCCATGGCCTCGAGGACGACGTCGTGGACCGACTCCGCCGGGTGGGTGCCGCCCGAACGGATCTCGACGGCGTCGGCGAGGCCGCGGGCCTCGCGTTCGCGCTCGGCGTAGGCGGTCGCCATCTGGCTCCGGCCGGCGTTCTGGACGCACACCATCGCGATGCGGGTCGTCTCGGCTGACATAGCGGCTAGCAGTCGAAGCCGATACCTAACGGTTCGTATGTGGATTCCCGTGAGGTAGATAGTCACTAATACCGAACCGATCGGATGCTCGAGTGCGAGTAGTGTCCGTATACTAACTGTTTCTGCACTTCGTAACTCGCAGGAGTCGCCCAAACTCGGCGACTGGCACGACGACGCTCCGCCCGAGCGACGACTGACTACCGCGGCGAGCCGACGTCGGGCCGACCGGTCGAAATCCACCGCTACCTCTCGGTCGCCGTCTCAGGTTCCAAAAAGAGCGATATCGGGGCCGGTTCGGCGGCCGATCGTCGGACTCAGCGAACGATCGTCACCGGGACGGGTGACCGCCGGGCGACGGTTTCGGCGACGCTTCCGAGGAGGATCCGACTGGCGCCGGTGCGCCCGTGGCTGCCGATAACGACGTGATCGACGTCGTTGTCGTCCGCGTAGTCGACGATCGATCGCGAGATGCCGCCGACGATGTGGTCCGTCTCGATGGTGACGCCGCGCTCGGCCGCCCGTTCTTTCGCGTCCTCGAGGATGGTCTCGGCGCGCGTTTCGTGGTGTTCCTGGATCTCGTCGTAGTTCGCCATCGCGCCGCCCTCGATCCCCGTCGCCGCGTAGAAGTCGCCCGGATCGAGGACGTGCAACGCCGTGATCGTGGCCTCGGGGTGCTCCTCGATGGCGAACTCGAGGGCCTGCGTCGAACGGTCCGAGTCGTCTACGGGTACGAGGACGTGGTTTGCCATGAACGGAAATACACCGCCCGCTCGGATAAGTTCTCACCCCGAACACGTCTGTCTGCAACGCGATTCCGAGCGGAGCCGTCGGCGACACGCGACGCGACGGCGGTTTTCTCGAGCGAGCGCCGTCGCTCCCGGTTCGTGCGCCGGCGAAAAAAATCGAGTTCGGCGTGGGCTTACTTCGCGCGGCTCCGGTCGCCCGTGTTGGACGGCCGAACCTTCTCGGCGCCCTTGCCGCGGTTGTTGAGTCCGCGGTTGTCCTTGCCAGCGTTCGTGAGTCCGCGGAAGGCGCGGTTCTGGTGGGCGTCGTCGCAGATCCAGTTGAGGTCGTCGTCGTTCTGGATCGCGGGGTGGTTCGGATCCACGAGGATCACTTCGAACCACTTCTGGCTGCCGTCCTCGCCGACCCAGTAGCTGTTGAGCACCCGC contains:
- a CDS encoding methyltransferase family protein, which gives rise to MIGSSSLESLSTVAFAVGTGALLTNFAGALASAFGVADYWPPGEQDWRFYAQWTLSQVFTASLLVVALVDWNGLGLPRTPSLLVGSALFVPGFAVAIASGFDLGAEETAGLTGELRTGGWYRYSRNPQYVGYVVASVGFVLLANSALVAVLCAIYVGWWLTLPFAEEPWLREQYGEAYERYVERAPRFVGLRTVKAVRTE
- a CDS encoding helix-turn-helix domain-containing protein, which produces MKYLDVRLSQPDRMLHPMQRFIRETGAVRYEELQAWNVDARAPDLEYELFYVEADREPYEEALDIVDSIRWYDLTPVDDDAFYLYVCQETRDEDVRWREAFAALDLVVVPPVVYDSTAAFSMTVVGTGENLRAMLDGLPDEIDVTVRTIGEYDRLHAPLVDDLTDRQLEAVAAAVDVGYFDVPREGGVDEVAAELGCASSTASTLLQKAQARVMRRLVRRYGRERAIHDSAGR
- a CDS encoding phosphoribosyltransferase family protein, with product MNRAEKAALQLRAVDVLRMLKETRTYDELADETDLPAGDLNRYVNGHVLPGTDRAAEVVEELGRGALANELNARIRVDDEGYVDNTATVFDQPFLDLVAPVVANAFDFDRPDVVLTAATDGITLAGALASYYGTRCAYAKKTKETAVEEFIEARERLQSGIEITYYLPASALDAGESVLVVDDLIRSGETQELLLDIVETADADVAGVFALIAAGDDGIERARARTDAPVGALTTV
- a CDS encoding arsenate-mycothiol transferase ArsC; its protein translation is MSAETTRIAMVCVQNAGRSQMATAYAEREREARGLADAVEIRSGGTHPAESVHDVVLEAMDEEGIDLSDRAPREITEAELEACDYVATMGCSTLELDADADVRDWNLEDPHGRDLESVREIREDVKARVEALFGEIEAERSE
- a CDS encoding universal stress protein, translated to MANHVLVPVDDSDRSTQALEFAIEEHPEATITALHVLDPGDFYAATGIEGGAMANYDEIQEHHETRAETILEDAKERAAERGVTIETDHIVGGISRSIVDYADDNDVDHVVIGSHGRTGASRILLGSVAETVARRSPVPVTIVR